One genomic region from Quercus robur chromosome 4, dhQueRobu3.1, whole genome shotgun sequence encodes:
- the LOC126721699 gene encoding protein TRI1, giving the protein MASSGIRALRGCRALLAPAKSSASSASAAEVIKTTTSKQPKPKATAKPKPTKTAKATPSTSTTVPKRASGIQKVSPISPQLQTFLGAPEASRSDAVKQIWSYIKLHNLQNPADKREIYCDEKLKGLFDGKDKVGFLEIGKLLFRHFIKTE; this is encoded by the exons ATGGCGTCTTCTGGAATTAGGGCATTGAGAGGTTGCAGGGCACTCTTAGCCCCAGCCAAGTCCTCTGCTTCTTCTGCTTCTGCCGCTGAGGTTATCAAGACCACCACCTCAAAGCagccaaagccaaaggcaaCAGCGAAGCCAAAACCAACAAAGACAGCAAAGGCGACTCCTTCTACATCTACAACAGTGCCCAAAAGAGCCTCTGGGATACAGAAAGTGAGTCCAATCTCTCCACAACTCCAGACCTTCCTGGGTGCTCCTGAGGCCTCTCGTTCCGACGCCGTCAAGCAAATCTGGTCCTACATCAAGCTCCACAATCTCCAG AATCCGGCAGATAAGAGGGAGATCTATTGTGATGAGAAGCTCAAGGGCTTATTTGATGGAAAGGATAAGGTTGGGTTCCTGGAAATTGGAAAATTGCTGTTCCGCCACTTTATTAAGACCGAGTAA
- the LOC126721697 gene encoding uncharacterized protein LOC126721697, with product MALALSSSLKPLCSFSSSATTSPSSTQQDSFSYRPAVILPGLGNNSSDYLKLEATLKENYGVPTVIAKVSRLDWLRNAAGLVDPNYWRGTLRPRPVLDWYLKRVDEAVQEAKELAQGGTLSLIGHSAGGWLARVYLEEFGLSHISLLLTLGTPHLPPPKGLSGVIDQTRGLLYYVEKHCSKAVYTPHLKYVCIAGRYIQGAQLFRNSTVKVESTAPVGSAQSISEDAIMNDLSTSTSNTATLRARFVGQGYKQVCGQADVWGDGVVPEVSAHLEGALNISLDGVYHSPVGSDDVLRPWYGSPAVVEKWIHHLLS from the exons ATGGCCTTAGCTTTGTCATCTTCATTGAAACCACTGTGCTCCTTTTCCTCCTCCGCCACCACTTCACCATCTTCAACCCAGCAAGACTCCTTCAGCTACCGTCCTGCTGTTATTCTTCCA GGCTTAGGGAACAATTCAAGTGACTACCTTAAGTTAGAGGCCACTTTGAAAGAGAACTATGGTGTCCCCACCGTTATTGCTAAGGTTTCAAGGCTTGATTGGCTTAGAAATGCTGCTGGTTTGGTGGACCCCAATTACTGGCGTGGCACTCTCCGTCCTCGCCCTGTTCTTGattg GTATTTGAAGAGGGTAGATGAGGCTGTTCAAGAGGCTAAGGAACTAGCTCAAG GGGGTACTTTATCCTTGATTGGACACTCAGCTGGAGGATGGCTTGCACGTGTTTACTTGGAAGAATTTGGACTGTCCCACATCTCCTTGTTATTGACTCTTGGAACCCCCCACCT GCCACCTCCAAAAGGTCTGTCAGGGGTTATTGATCAAACAAGGGGTCTCCTGTATTATGTTGAAAAACATTGCTCAAAAGCTGTGTATACTCCTCATCTGAAATATGTATGTATTGCTGGGAG GTATATCCAAGGGGCTCAGCTCTTTCGCAATTCAACTGTAAAAGTTGAGTCCACAGCTCCTGTTGGCAGTGCCCAATCAATTTCTGAGGATGCTATCATGAATGATTTGAGCACTTCAACATCAAATACAGCAACTTTACGCGCTCGCTTTGTTGGCCAAGGGTATAAGCAG GTTTGTGGACAGGCCGATGTATGGGGTGATGGGGTTGTGCCAGAAGTATCAGCCCATCTAGAGGGTGCTCTTAACATTAGCTTGGATGGAGTTTACCACTCGCCAGTTGGTTCAGATGATGTGTTGAGACCATGGTATGGTTCTCCTGCTGTTGTAGAGAAATGGATACACCACCTCCTCAGTTAA
- the LOC126721696 gene encoding pentatricopeptide repeat-containing protein At4g01400, mitochondrial, translating into MSNSGFKMKITKMNRAPLALSFLLTCSNSTVNSRTMTHSFYSSLPQHPHQNQKQQQKQHLNSNTPIGLSPSRVQKLIASQTDPLLAKEIFDYASNQPNFRHSYSSYLTLILKLGRSNYFSLIDNLLISLKIHHYSLPPSLFSHLIKLYGNANLPNKALKTFYTIMEFNCRPSVKHLNCILEILVSHRNYVRPAFQLFRNAHCYGVEPNTKSYNTLMRAFCFCGDLSIAYQLFNEMFKRDVVPDVESYRILMQGLCRKSQVNKAVDLLEDMLNKGFVPDTLSYTTLLNSLCRKKQLREAYKLLCRMKVKGCNPDIVHYNTVILGFCREGRSVDACKVLEDMASNGCLPNLVSYRTLVNGLCDQGMFDEAKNYTEEMISKGFSPHFSAVHALVKGFCNVGRIEEACGVLGEVLKHGEAPHVDTWMMIIPRICEMDETVRTKEVLEEVLKIEVKHDTRIVEAGVGLEDYLIRKIRAKQWRG; encoded by the coding sequence ATGTCAAACTCTGGCTTCAAGATGAAAATCACAAAGATGAACCGAGCTCCACTAGCTTTGTCTTTTCTTCTCACTTGTTCAAATTCAACTGTAAATTCCAGAACTATGACTCATTCCTTCTACTCCTCACTACCACAACACCCCCACCAAAACCAaaagcaacaacaaaaacaacatttaaacTCCAATACCCCAATTGGGTTGTCTCCATCTAGAGTCCAGAAGCTCATAGCCTCACAAACAGACCCACTCCTCGCCAAAGAAATCTTCGACTACGCATCAAACCAACCCAACTTTCGTCACTCTTACTCTTCCTACCTCACTCTAATCCTCAAACTTGGTCGCTCCAATTACTTCTCTCTCATTGACAACCTTCTCATTAGCCTCAAAATCCATCACTACTCTCTCCCCCCTTCTCTCTTCTCCCACCTCATCAAACTCTATGGCAATGCCAATTTACCAAACAAGGCCCTCAAGACTTTCTACACTATCATGGAATTCAACTGTAGGCCTTCGGTCAAACACTTGAACTGCATTCTTGAAATTCTCGTTTCTCACCGGAACTATGTCCGGCCGGCTTTTCAACTTTTCAGGAATGCCCACTGCTATGGTGTTGAACCCAACACCAAGTCTTATAACACTTTGATGCGCGCGTTTTGTTTTTGTGGGGATCTTAGTATTGCTTACCAACTGTTCAACGAAATGTTTAAGAGAGATGTTGTTCCGGATGTCGAGTCGTATCGGATTCTAATGCAGGGTTTGTGTAGGAAGAGTCAGGTTAATAAGGCGGTGGACTTGTTGGAGGACATGTTGAATAAAGGGTTTGTGCCGGATACGTTGAGTTATACTACTTTGTTGAATAGTTTGTGTAGGAAGAAGCAGCTTAGGGAGGCTTACAAGCTTCTTTGTAGGATGAAAGTTAAAGGGTGCAATCCTGATATTGTTCACTATAACACGGTTATCTTAGGATTTTGTAGAGAAGGACGATCAGTTGATGCTTGTAAGGTTCTTGAGGATATGGCATCAAATGGGTGCTTGCCTAACTTGGTCTCGTATCGAACTTTGGTTAATGGTTTGTGCGATCAGGGAATGTTTGATGAGGCAAAAAATTATACAGAGGAAATGATATCAAAAGGGTTTTCTCCGCATTTCTCAGCTGTTCATGCTTTGGTCAAGGGTTTTTGTAATGTTGGTAGGATTGAGGAAGCTTGTGGAGTACTAGGCGAAGTCTTAAAGCATGGGGAAGCTCCTCATGTAGATACCTGGATGATGATAATTCCTAGGATTTGTGAAATGGATGAGACAGTAAGAACAAAGGAAGTTTTGGAAGAGGTTTTGAAGATAGAAGTAAAGCATGACACTAGAATAGTGGAGGCGGGTGTTGGTTTGGAGGACTATTTGATTAGAAAGATACGAGCTAAACAATGGAGAGGTTAA